CTCCTGCAGCACGCTCATTCTTCGGGGTTTGGAGCCTCCACCGGGCAGACATCGTGGCACGCGCCGCAGTCGATGCACTTCTCCGGATCGATCACGTAGATGTCGCCTTCGCTGATCGCGTCTGACGGGCACTCAGGTTTGCAGGCGCCGCACGCGATGCAGTTATCGTTAATCTTGTACGCCAACGACGAACCCTCCCTCTCTGGCCATTTGCCTGCTCCATTTTACACGATGGTGATGAGGTACACAATCCCTGACTTACCGGCCCATCCATTCCCCGGCCCGCTCGACCAGGGCTTTGAATGC
This window of the Bacillota bacterium genome carries:
- a CDS encoding 4Fe-4S binding protein — encoded protein: MAYKINDNCIACGACKPECPSDAISEGDIYVIDPEKCIDCGACHDVCPVEAPNPEE